TGGTTTCAGGTTTCTCAGCTGGATGCATATTCTCTCTTATAGTGGCTCTTGCCGCGATCATTCGCACTCGAAATCTCTTGCAGGAGGAAGGCCAGGCGCAATACATGGATACTATGTTCCCACTTTATAGGTAAGAAGAAGATAGTAatcttgtcattttttttttctttcatttaaatGCTAATGCCGTTTCTGCTGTTTCTTGCAGCTTGTTCGGTTTTATTGTGTTGCACATCATCATGTTTGCGGGAAATATATACTATTGGAGGCGATACAAAGTAAACTATTCCTTCATATTTGGGTTCAAGGAAGGAACTGAACTGGGTTACCGACAAGTCCTCCTTGTGGCGTTCAGCACTGGCGTCCTTGCATTGCTTTGTGTTCTTGCAAATCTTGACATGGAGGTAGATCCTGTAACAAAAGACTATCAAGCATTCACCGAACTTCTTCCTCTGATCCTACTTCTTGTAAGTTTGGAGTTTTTATGTTCCTAAAACAAACCAGCCATAAAACACAGGCATTGTAAATAACTATgttctattttgttttcaacATGTGCAGGGTATATTTGCGGTCCTAGTCATGCCATTCAACTTCTTTTACCGGTCCAATCGCATATTCTTCCTCACTTGTCTGCTTCATTGCATGGCCGCTCCTCTTTACAAAGTAAACCAAATAACATCATTGACCAAAGAGAAAGAAATCTTGTAATttcctataatatatatattagtaagtCTTTTTAACCGTCCATTTTCCCCCAATTATGCTTCTTACAGGTAACATTGCCTGATTTCTTCCTGGGAGATCAATTAACTAGCCAGGTTCAAGCTTTACGAAGCATCGAGTTCTACATCTGTTACTATGGTTGGGGCGACTTCAGACACCGAAACAACACTTGTAACAAGTCTGGTGCGTACAAAGGTTTCTTCTTCATTGTTGCTGTCATCCCTTATGTCTCTCGCCTCCTTCAGGTACATAGCTtcttttctctaaaataaaaatcaactcTAGCATTCATTCGTTTGTTAACTAAACATGTACGCAATACAGTGCCTGAGACGGCTGTTTGAAGAGGAAAACCCGGAGCAAGGATGGAACGGACTCAAGTACTTCTTGACTATAGTGGCAATCTGCTTGAGAACTGCTTACAGTATCCAGCAAGGTCAAATCGCTTGGAGGGTTTTAGCAGCTATCTCTTCAGCTGCAGCTGCCATATTCTGCACTTACTGGGACTTTATCCATGATTGGGGTCTTCTAAAGCGGACATCCAAAAACCGCTGGCTTCGAGATAAACTCCTCATTCCTCAAAAGAAAGTATACTTCATCGCGATGGTGAGTCCGAGAaccaacaacaaaatatattggTTCCATCGTGATATGTTTCATTGCAACTGATGTTTAGAACATGTATCAGATTTTGAATGTCCTGCTGAGATTTGCATGGATTCAAACGGTTATGGACTTCAACTTCTCATTCATGCATAAACAGACGATGGTTGCTGTTGTTGCTAGTCTTGAGATCATTCGTCGTGGTATATGGAATTTCTTCAGGTGAAAAAGAACCCTCAAAACTTATATCAATCATTCCACAATCTGTTTTGTACCGTTAAtaactctttgttttttttttgttttgttcttggTCTGGTGAAAAACAGGTTAGAGAATGAGCATTTGAACAATGTCGGGAAATACCGAGCCTTCAAGTCCGTTCCATTACCATTCAACTACgataaagatgaagataaaGACGATTAGTACTTTCAGAAGAAGTCAATATACTCTTTAATTACCAAAACTGTTTACACTGTCTTATCTTTTCTGTTCTtcactttttattttgtgtCACATGAAAAATGTAAGGTAGGATTATAAACATAAGGTTCGATCTCTAGTGTTAAATTGTGTAGAAAAAATATAGTATCTTCAAACTCTTCTCTTCAGTTGTATATGATTATGTCTATTCAACATAAGgttctcactacaagaaaacgtgcccataacaacgaacatttacaacgaaaatatttcgtcgtaaatttacatggtcttTAAAACGAAATTACGAGTAAtctaactttcgtcgtaaacgccatgtaaatttatatgacgaactgatttcgtcgtaaatttcatgtaagtttacgacgaatgtacgtggaataagaaatacgtcgtaatcattacatcgacattacaacgaagcatgttaccgttatatttaggtgaaaacgtgtattcaatgtgctttaacttacctaatttcgtcgtaaagtcattgtaaataatatgttaaaaccatgtaaaatccatgtaaaatattccttgtaaaatcgttgttatatttcaactacccaactcgaaaatttctctatatatatgtcatttctcacaactctcttcctcacaacacacaaacgggagaaaaaaaatccgaaaaaaaatcagaaaaaaaagatttcaaaaaaaaatctaagaaaaaaatggccggtggcggtagtatttacgagttacggagttggatgtatttgcacaaagattcctacgggagggtgacgaacgcatttctgagcgggctagagacattcatgcaccaggcgggatgtacaccgatcacacaggaaagcggtaagatgttctgcccctgtcggaaatgcaagaattcaaaatttgcacgtagtgaaactgtatggaagcatttagtaaacagaggatttacaccacagtactacatttggtatcaacatggagagggttatgggggaaatgaagctagtagtagtaataataattttgaggatggtcatcatagtgaagaaccgaatcatttgattaatgaatataattatcatcaagatcatgagcagatggtagatcatgatagggttcaagatatgattagtgatgcatttttagaaacaactacaacaatagctgatggaactggaaatgtagaagaacctaatttggatgcaaaaaggttttatgaaatgctagatgctgcaaatcaaccaatctacactggttgtagagaaggtctctctaaattgtctctagcagctaggatgatgaatattaaaacggatcataatttacctgagaattgcatggatgcatgggcggagttgtttaaagagtatttgccagaagacaacgtgtctgctgaatcttattatgagattcagaaattggtttatagtcttgggttgccttcggagatgattgatgtttgcatcgacaactgcatgatctactggaaagaagatgacaagttagaagagtgtcgattctgcaaaaaaccacgattcaaaccgcaaggccgtgggaggaatagggtaccgtaccaaaggatgtggtacctaccaattacagacagattgaaaagattatatcaatctgagaggactgctgcatcgatga
This region of Brassica napus cultivar Da-Ae chromosome C5, Da-Ae, whole genome shotgun sequence genomic DNA includes:
- the LOC106430974 gene encoding phosphate transporter PHO1 homolog 3-like isoform X2, with product MLLLPRVLSPGCQNELTRSAQLIVNSDLSREEVGSQAHMETVEEGESSRAGKLKDDEEAEDNGAREESDEVNKSRTRAARPAPLDILDGVRINNTIETPRSTFRGILKVSKPTELVYNRENLKKAEQMLIEAFSVFYQKLRLLKSYSFLNVKAVSKILKKYDKITSRDATKPYMKMVDSSYLGSSDEVVRLMEHVEATFIKHFANANRSKGMNILRPKAKRERHRLTFSTGFSAGCIFSLIVALAAIIRTRNLLQEEGQAQYMDTMFPLYSLFGFIVLHIIMFAGNIYYWRRYKVNYSFIFGFKEGTELGYRQVLLVAFSTGVLALLCVLANLDMEVDPVTKDYQAFTELLPLILLLGIFAVLVMPFNFFYRSNRIFFLTCLLHCMAAPLYKVTLPDFFLGDQLTSQVQALRSIEFYICYYGWGDFRHRNNTCNKSGAYKGFFFIVAVIPYVSRLLQCLRRLFEEENPEQGWNGLKYFLTIVAICLRTAYSIQQGQIAWRVLAAISSAAAAIFCTYWDFIHDWGLLKRTSKNRWLRDKLLIPQKKVYFIAMILNVLLRFAWIQTVMDFNFSFMHKQTMVAVVASLEIIRRGIWNFFRLENEHLNNVGKYRAFKSVPLPFNYDKDEDKDD